From the genome of Prevotella herbatica, one region includes:
- the coaW gene encoding type II pantothenate kinase: MSIVIGIDVGISTTKIVGINEDGVVINPFRIKATDPITSLYGAFGKYLHDNNIKLEDVEKVMLTGVGAEYIDENIYGLSTGKAEEFIADGLGARYESKLDRMIVVSMGTGTSLVKCDGEDIRHIGGIGIGGGTLQGLSRIMLQTDDIMQVATLAMEGDISKINLLIGDISAKPLPGLPMTATASLFSNAKANASREDIAIGLIYMVLQAVGSSSILSSQGSGIKDFVIIGNLTLLPQCREVYPSMEKLYGVHFRIPKYSEFCTAIGAALSYTQKR; encoded by the coding sequence ATGAGTATTGTAATTGGAATTGACGTAGGCATAAGTACTACAAAGATTGTAGGTATTAATGAGGACGGAGTTGTTATCAATCCCTTCCGCATTAAGGCAACTGATCCGATAACTTCATTATACGGAGCTTTCGGCAAATATCTTCACGACAACAATATCAAGTTGGAGGATGTGGAAAAAGTAATGCTTACAGGTGTAGGGGCCGAATACATTGATGAAAACATATACGGTTTGTCTACTGGCAAAGCTGAAGAATTCATTGCTGACGGTCTTGGAGCAAGATATGAAAGTAAACTAGACAGAATGATTGTTGTCAGTATGGGAACAGGAACAAGCCTTGTAAAATGTGACGGCGAAGACATTCGACATATCGGTGGTATTGGTATTGGCGGGGGAACATTACAAGGACTGAGTCGCATAATGCTTCAAACAGATGATATAATGCAAGTTGCAACATTAGCAATGGAAGGCGATATATCAAAGATTAATCTTCTTATAGGTGACATTAGCGCAAAACCATTACCTGGATTGCCTATGACAGCGACTGCTAGTTTGTTTAGTAACGCTAAAGCAAATGCAAGCCGTGAAGATATTGCGATTGGATTAATCTATATGGTATTGCAAGCCGTAGGTTCTAGTAGTATATTAAGCAGCCAAGGAAGTGGAATAAAGGATTTCGTGATTATTGGAAATCTAACACTACTGCCACAGTGTAGAGAAGTCTACCCTTCTATGGAAAAACTATATGGTGTACATTTCAGAATACCAAAATACAGCGAATTCTGTACCGCTATTGGTGCAGCTCTATCTTATACACAGAAACGATAA